From Streptomyces qinzhouensis, one genomic window encodes:
- a CDS encoding sacsin N-terminal ATP-binding-like domain-containing protein produces the protein MSSVSEAAPGTPDPFGTARLRRGVLDAWAAVPARFREDANAEEDLVLGGYRDRLVVELAQNAADAAARARTPGRLRLTLREDTLAAANTGAPLDAAGVESLSTLRASAKRDAAHDSGTVGRFGVGFAAVLAVSDEPAVLGRHGGVRWSLAEARALAEEAAHDSPGLGEELKRRDGHVPTLRLPLPAEGTAPDGYDTVVVLPLRDGAAADLVGRLLRTVDDALLLTLTGLSELVIDTPDGVRTLTRAAEGPYIRIEDSENGTRRWRTVSHQGATDPELLKDRPVEERLRPYWSVTWAVPVDGDGAPVRPATEPVVHAPTPTDEPLGVPALLIASLPLDTARRHPAPGPLTDFLVERAARAYAELLGAWEPVSTGTIDLVPGPLGKGALDGELRAEILKLLPRTAFLEPAAPRPGAPEGEDTGLPETDRPAALRPVEAEVLEGAGADTVRVLADVLPTLLPAGLERRVELRTVGVARVPLTEAIDRLAGLEREPGWWWRLYDSLAGIDPDQLTGLPVPLADGRTVIGPRQVLLPLPDAADTQDRLARLGLKVAHADAAHPLLEKLGALPATPRAVLTTPQVRAAVAGSLEAGEIWDEDAADALDADELADTVLGLARDAELEPGDEPWLAALALPDEDGETAPAGELVLPGSAFAAVMREDALAYVDTELADRWGERPLAACGVLANFTLVRATDVVLDPDELEPRDGDWAEPDDAGLLDAVDVWCEDVSDQLPETPVPPVATEIVAVRDLDLVDDDCWPQALALLARPPLRDALTQPVRVLLPDGTTQSVRPYTAWWLRDHPVLAGRRPAGLRAAGGDPLLAGLYEAVDATGFDDAQVLRALGVRTSVAALLEEPGGGAELLGRLADPDRPVGAAQLHGLYSALADLDPEQVTLPDELRAVVDGEPRVVDAADAVVADVPDLIPLTGGLPLLPVRPELAAELADLFQVRRLSETVVAEVTTEGEEHDVPEPVRVLLGPSTPETYIEHEELVAGGVELDWRRTPDGVIHAATLEGVAAGLAWAAGQWPRRFEVAALLEDPSRTPELARDRWFDTSS, from the coding sequence GTGAGCAGCGTGAGCGAAGCGGCCCCCGGTACCCCCGACCCCTTCGGCACCGCACGCCTGCGGCGCGGGGTCCTCGATGCCTGGGCCGCCGTGCCCGCGCGGTTCCGGGAGGACGCGAACGCGGAGGAGGACCTGGTCCTCGGCGGCTACCGGGACCGGCTGGTCGTCGAGCTGGCGCAGAACGCCGCCGACGCGGCGGCCCGCGCCCGTACCCCGGGCCGCCTGAGGCTGACGCTCCGCGAGGACACGCTCGCCGCCGCGAACACGGGCGCGCCCCTGGACGCGGCCGGGGTCGAGTCGCTCAGCACCCTCCGCGCCTCGGCCAAACGGGACGCGGCGCACGACAGCGGCACGGTCGGACGCTTCGGCGTCGGGTTCGCCGCGGTACTCGCGGTCAGTGACGAGCCCGCCGTCCTCGGGCGGCACGGCGGTGTCCGCTGGTCCCTCGCGGAGGCCCGGGCGCTCGCGGAGGAAGCCGCGCACGACAGCCCCGGCCTCGGCGAGGAGCTGAAACGCCGCGACGGGCACGTACCGACGCTCCGGCTGCCGCTGCCCGCCGAGGGCACCGCACCCGACGGCTACGACACCGTTGTCGTGCTCCCGCTGCGGGACGGCGCGGCCGCGGATCTCGTCGGGCGGCTGCTCCGTACCGTCGACGACGCCCTGCTCCTCACCCTCACCGGCCTTTCCGAGCTGGTGATCGACACCCCGGACGGGGTCCGGACGCTGACCCGCGCCGCCGAAGGCCCGTACATCCGGATCGAGGACTCCGAGAACGGCACCCGCCGCTGGCGGACCGTCAGCCACCAGGGGGCCACCGACCCGGAGCTGCTGAAGGACCGTCCGGTCGAGGAGCGGCTGCGCCCGTACTGGTCGGTTACCTGGGCGGTGCCGGTGGACGGCGACGGCGCGCCCGTACGCCCGGCCACCGAGCCCGTCGTGCACGCGCCGACGCCGACGGACGAGCCCCTCGGCGTACCCGCGCTGCTGATCGCCTCGCTGCCGCTGGACACGGCCCGCCGCCACCCGGCGCCGGGCCCGCTGACCGACTTCCTCGTCGAGCGGGCCGCCCGGGCCTACGCCGAACTGCTGGGCGCCTGGGAGCCGGTGTCGACCGGCACGATCGACCTGGTGCCGGGCCCGCTCGGCAAGGGCGCGCTGGACGGGGAGCTGCGGGCGGAGATCCTGAAGCTGCTGCCGCGCACCGCGTTCCTGGAGCCCGCCGCGCCGCGCCCGGGGGCGCCGGAGGGCGAGGACACCGGGCTGCCGGAGACGGACCGCCCTGCCGCACTGCGGCCGGTGGAGGCGGAGGTGCTGGAGGGTGCGGGCGCCGACACCGTACGCGTCCTGGCCGACGTACTGCCCACCCTGCTGCCCGCCGGGCTCGAGCGGCGGGTGGAGCTGCGGACGGTCGGCGTGGCGCGGGTCCCGCTCACGGAGGCCATCGACCGGCTCGCGGGCCTGGAACGGGAACCGGGCTGGTGGTGGCGTTTGTACGACAGCCTCGCGGGCATCGACCCGGACCAGCTGACGGGCCTTCCGGTGCCGCTCGCCGACGGCCGTACGGTCATCGGCCCCCGGCAGGTCCTGCTGCCGCTCCCGGACGCCGCCGACACGCAGGACCGGCTCGCCCGGCTCGGCCTCAAGGTCGCCCACGCGGACGCCGCCCATCCGCTCCTGGAGAAACTGGGCGCGCTGCCCGCGACGCCCCGCGCCGTGCTGACGACCCCGCAGGTCCGGGCCGCCGTCGCGGGATCGCTGGAGGCGGGCGAGATCTGGGATGAGGACGCGGCGGACGCGCTGGACGCCGACGAACTGGCCGATACGGTCCTGGGGCTGGCCCGGGACGCCGAGCTGGAGCCCGGCGACGAGCCGTGGCTGGCCGCCCTGGCGCTGCCCGACGAGGACGGCGAGACCGCCCCGGCGGGGGAGCTGGTGCTGCCGGGGAGCGCGTTCGCGGCCGTGATGCGGGAGGACGCGCTCGCGTACGTCGACACCGAGCTGGCGGACCGGTGGGGTGAGCGGCCGCTCGCCGCCTGCGGGGTGCTGGCGAACTTCACCCTGGTACGGGCCACGGACGTGGTACTCGACCCGGACGAGCTGGAGCCGCGCGACGGGGACTGGGCGGAGCCGGACGACGCGGGGCTGCTGGACGCGGTCGACGTATGGTGCGAGGACGTGTCGGACCAGCTGCCGGAGACGCCGGTGCCGCCGGTGGCGACGGAGATCGTGGCCGTACGGGATCTGGACCTGGTCGACGACGACTGCTGGCCGCAGGCGCTCGCACTGCTGGCCCGGCCGCCGCTGCGGGACGCGCTGACCCAGCCGGTGCGGGTCCTGCTGCCGGACGGGACGACGCAGTCCGTACGGCCGTACACGGCCTGGTGGCTGCGGGACCATCCGGTGCTGGCGGGCCGGCGCCCGGCGGGGTTGCGGGCGGCGGGTGGCGATCCGCTGCTGGCGGGGCTGTACGAGGCGGTGGACGCGACCGGTTTCGACGATGCGCAGGTGCTACGGGCGCTGGGGGTGCGGACCTCGGTCGCGGCGCTGCTCGAGGAGCCGGGCGGCGGCGCGGAGCTGCTGGGCCGGCTCGCCGACCCGGACCGGCCGGTGGGCGCGGCGCAGCTGCACGGCCTGTACTCGGCGCTGGCCGATCTCGACCCGGAGCAGGTGACGCTCCCGGACGAGCTGCGGGCGGTCGTCGACGGAGAGCCGCGGGTCGTCGACGCGGCGGACGCGGTCGTCGCGGACGTACCGGATCTGATCCCGCTGACGGGCGGGCTGCCGCTGCTGCCGGTGCGCCCGGAGCTGGCGGCGGAGCTGGCGGACCTGTTCCAGGTGCGGCGGCTGAGCGAGACGGTGGTGGCCGAGGTGACGACGGAGGGCGAGGAGCACGACGTACCGGAGCCGGTACGGGTGCTGCTGGGCCCGTCGACCCCGGAGACGTATATCGAGCACGAGGAGCTGGTCGCGGGCGGTGTGGAACTGGACTGGCGGCGTACGCCGGACGGGGTGATCCACGCGGCGACGCTGGAGGGCGTCGCGGCGGGCCTGGCGTGGGCGGCGGGCCAGTGGCCGCGCCGCTTCGAGGTCGCGGCCCTGCTGGAGGACCCGTCCCGCACCCCGGAACTGGCCCGCGACCGCTGGTTCGACACGTCCTCTTGA